Proteins from a single region of Electrophorus electricus isolate fEleEle1 chromosome 5, fEleEle1.pri, whole genome shotgun sequence:
- the eomesb gene encoding eomesodermin homolog b has translation MPGEEDSDAPMPSQRATDERKVSPVSGEDNLSNSSPYVGDGVGTNRYFITSSSQQMQDSSNLCSFLPYANQPGPVCAGTDGSRYPTSIHYGSVLPSTGFSSSVCAGRSQFGSGYQFGHGSGNIYPSYQGTGSGIASMGLPAGTGGRAQVYLCNRPLWLKFHRHQTEMIITKQGRRMFPFLSFNITGLNLSTHYNVFVEIVLADPNHWRFQGGKWVTCGKADNNMQGNKIYVHPESPNTGAHWMRQEISFGKLKLTNNKGANNSNAQMIVLQSLHKYQPRLHIVEVPEDGLDDVRREAKTQIFVFPESQFIAVTAYQNTDITQLKIDHNPFAKGFRDNYDSMYTAPEGDRLTPSPTESPRSHQLVPSGRYTMQPFLQDQFVNSLPHSRFYNSERAVPQANGILSPQVEDTGAPQRWLVTPVQQGSGGKLDLAGYEGDYSTSLLPYTLKSLPLQTSHSLSYYSDSAFTSVAAGWGSRGAYQKKMASALPWSPRPGHTDFPDSQMPDKDKPREEEAFAPGPAWVETMPFLKPLDSEPSVYSVVCKRRRVSHGGSSTENSPTIKCEDSRPLTFRKETSSSSKNIGYCPFYAAT, from the exons ATGCCAGGCGAAGAAGATAGCGATGCTCCCATGCCCTCCCAGAGAGCCACAGATGAAAGGAAAGTTTCGCCGGTCAGTGGTGAAGATAACCTATCAAACAGTAGTCCGTATGTTGGAGATGGGGTGGGCACAAATCGATACTTCATAACGAGCTCATCCCAGCAAATGCAGGACAGTTCGAACCTGTGTTCCTTTCTCCCGTACGCAAACCAACCCGGCCCTGTCTGTGCCGGGACAGATGGATCGAGGTACCCAACATCGATTCACTATGGTTCGGTCCTCCCGTCTACGGGattctcctcctctgtctgtgcAGGACGCAGTCAGTTTGGTTCGGGTTATCAATTTGGGCACGGTTCTGGAAACATATATCCTTCATATCAAGGAACAGGGTCCGGGATCGCTTCCATGGGACTTCCTGCAGGGACAGGTGGGAGGGCTCAGGTCTACCTTTGCAATCGACCCTTATGGCTCAAATTTCATCGCCATCAGACAGAAATGATCATCACCAAGCAAGGGCG GCGGATGtttccgttccttagttttaATATTACCGGACTCAAcctttccacgcattataatgtTTTTGTGGAGATCGTTCTCGCCGATCCAAACCACTGGAGATTTCAGGGCGGGAAATGGGTTACATGTGGGAAAGCAGACAATAATATGCAAG gAAACAAAATTTATGTCCACCCCGAATCTCCAAACACGGGAGCGCACTGGATGAGACAAGAGATTTCCTTTGGGAAACTGAAACTGACAAACAACAAGGGTGCAAACAACAGTAATGCGCAG ATGATCGTGCTCCAGTCTCTACACAAGTACCAACCGAGGCTTCATATCGTGGAGGTGCCCGAGGATGGTCTCGATGACGTTAGGCGGGAGGCTAAGACCCAGATCTTCGTATTTCCGGAGAGCCAGTTCATCGCTGTCACTGCATACCAAAACACTGAC ATCACGCAGCTGAAGATTGACCACAATCCATTTGCAAAGGGTTTTAGGGACAATTATGATTC GATGTATACAGCTCCAGAGGGAGATCGGTTGACGCCGTCCCCCACTGAGTCGCCGCGCTCCCACCAACTCGTGCCCAGTGGCCGCTACACCATGCAGCCCTTCCTGCAGGACCAGTTCGTCAACAGCCTGCCCCACAGCCGCTTCTACAACAGCGAGCGCGCTGTCCCACAGGCCAATGGCATCCTTTCCCCGCAGGTGGAGGACACAGGCGCCCCCCAGAGGTGGCTGGTGACCCCTGTTCAGCAGGGGAGTGGTGGTAAGCTGGACCTGGCGGGGTATGAGGGGGATTACTCCACCAGTTTGCTGCCCTACACACTAAAGTCCCTACCCCTGCAGACCTCGCATTCACTGAGCTACTACTCCGACTCCGCCTTCACGTCGGTGGCCGCAGGGTGGGGGTCCAGGGGCGCTTACCAGAAGAAAATGGCCAGCGCCCTGCCCTGGTCCCCAAGGCCAGGTCACACTGACTTCCCTGATAGTCAAATGCCTGACAAGGACAAACCAAGAGAGGAGGAGGCATTTGCCCCAGGCCCAGCGTGGGTGGAGACAATGCCGTTCTTGAAACCGCTGGACTCTGAGCCGAGTGTTTATTCTGTAGTCTGTAAGAGGAGGCGGGTGTCGCATGGCGGGTCCAGCACAGAGAACTCGCCCACAATCAAGTGTGAGGATTCACGCCCACTTACCTTTAGAAAAGAGACCTCATCCAGTTCAAAGAACATTGGCTATTGCCCCTTTTATGCTGCCACCTAG